A section of the Dehalobacter sp. DCM genome encodes:
- a CDS encoding MFS transporter translates to METTATGEKKYGFWPKFAVISLICIQFTQAFAAPALASIQASFPNVDPTIVQQIIALPTMLMVVSSIFCGRLCAAIGYRKSAYIAIVLALLGGVMPAIMHSSIGIILFWRAVFGLGYGLVFALCISSINVLWSGKEQKMMIGLETFIGAACAMGYSYLSGVLAGINWVYVFWSYLIVVPFAIVIIAFLPEPPKEKLAVPLVKEDKVKGGFGNFYWMFIILAAISVIFTAAFMNNVAMVIMGNGIGQPHDIGFAMTFFSLLFSIGGLLYVPLRKVIGRFMIPVLLVIFGIDTIMMTRTLNLSTFVALTAIYGALFSLLNCEYNVLSGTTVKSRARIGDGVSLYIAGQGVGQFVGPFVCAGLAGLLGFTGPNYQLLVSGPVMLAAGIVLCIIVAIKKGDPTVAKYVEDQKSAAAK, encoded by the coding sequence ATGGAAACTACAGCAACAGGAGAAAAAAAGTATGGCTTCTGGCCAAAATTTGCAGTTATCAGTTTGATTTGTATTCAATTCACACAAGCATTTGCTGCTCCGGCACTCGCCAGCATTCAGGCCTCATTTCCCAATGTCGACCCCACCATCGTTCAGCAGATCATCGCTCTGCCAACCATGCTCATGGTCGTTTCCTCGATCTTTTGCGGTCGCTTGTGTGCAGCGATCGGATATCGTAAATCAGCGTATATTGCTATCGTTTTGGCTCTGCTCGGCGGTGTTATGCCTGCCATCATGCACAGCAGCATTGGTATCATTCTGTTCTGGCGTGCAGTCTTCGGCCTTGGCTATGGCTTAGTCTTCGCCCTGTGTATTTCTTCGATTAACGTCTTATGGTCGGGCAAAGAACAGAAAATGATGATTGGCTTAGAGACCTTTATCGGTGCAGCATGTGCCATGGGGTATTCCTATCTCAGCGGCGTTTTAGCCGGAATCAACTGGGTATATGTATTCTGGTCTTACTTAATCGTCGTTCCATTCGCTATTGTCATTATTGCCTTCTTACCTGAACCTCCGAAAGAAAAACTCGCCGTTCCTCTCGTCAAAGAGGATAAAGTCAAAGGCGGTTTCGGCAACTTCTACTGGATGTTCATCATTCTCGCTGCGATCAGTGTCATTTTCACTGCAGCCTTTATGAATAACGTCGCAATGGTTATTATGGGCAACGGTATCGGTCAACCCCATGACATCGGTTTTGCCATGACCTTCTTCTCCTTGTTGTTCTCCATCGGCGGTTTATTGTATGTTCCGTTGAGAAAGGTTATTGGCAGATTCATGATCCCAGTTTTACTTGTTATCTTCGGAATTGACACGATCATGATGACACGGACTCTCAATCTGAGCACCTTTGTTGCTCTAACCGCAATCTATGGTGCCTTATTCTCCTTGCTCAACTGTGAATACAACGTTTTATCCGGAACAACCGTAAAGAGCCGGGCGCGCATCGGGGACGGCGTTTCGCTCTATATTGCCGGACAGGGTGTCGGCCAGTTCGTTGGCCCATTCGTTTGCGCTGGTTTAGCCGGTCTCTTGGGCTTCACAGGCCCGAACTATCAGCTGCTTGTTTCCGGTCCGGTTATGCTCGCTGCCGGTATCGTTCTGTGCATTATCGTCGCCATCAAGAAGGGTGACCCCACAGTAGCAAAATATGTTGAAGATCAAAAATCAGCCGCTGCGAAATAA
- a CDS encoding ferritin-like domain-containing protein: MSENNFKKHRREGYADPSPYPAIAVQQSNIYYAELLIDDYAGMVSEFTAISQYLYHHYFFREVDEALGELLDNIAITEMLHMEILAELIRKLGGNPVIRGGSSTAGTFWSGSFVCYGHQLCDQLQADIQSEQKAIAAYREHIRIIADPNIKAILQRIILDEEVHIRLFNKALAKYCKA, translated from the coding sequence GTGAGCGAAAACAATTTTAAGAAGCATAGAAGAGAGGGATATGCCGATCCTTCGCCTTATCCGGCAATCGCCGTTCAGCAGTCCAATATCTATTATGCCGAACTGCTTATTGATGATTATGCCGGCATGGTCAGTGAATTCACCGCCATCAGCCAATATCTTTATCATCATTATTTCTTCAGAGAAGTTGATGAAGCACTCGGAGAACTTCTCGATAACATCGCGATCACCGAGATGCTCCATATGGAGATCCTGGCCGAACTGATTCGAAAGCTCGGGGGAAATCCGGTAATTCGAGGCGGCAGCAGCACTGCCGGTACATTTTGGTCCGGCAGTTTTGTTTGCTATGGTCATCAACTGTGTGATCAGCTCCAAGCGGATATCCAATCCGAGCAAAAAGCCATTGCCGCGTACCGGGAACATATACGGATCATTGCAGATCCTAACATCAAAGCAATCCTTCAGCGCATCATCCTCGATGAAGAAGTGCATATCCGTCTTTTCAACAAGGCTCTGGCAAAATACTGTAAAGCCTAG
- a CDS encoding MGMT family protein: MGIDYKKIQQLVAAIPPGKVATYGQIALWAGCPRNARVVVWAMRAASPQIKLPCHRVVNRTGRLAKNLSFLSFLCPLRNKV, translated from the coding sequence ATGGGGATCGATTATAAAAAAATACAGCAGCTTGTGGCAGCGATTCCTCCCGGCAAAGTGGCGACGTACGGGCAAATCGCCCTTTGGGCAGGCTGCCCGCGTAATGCCCGTGTGGTAGTTTGGGCTATGCGGGCTGCTTCACCGCAAATTAAACTGCCTTGTCATCGCGTCGTCAATCGGACAGGCCGGTTAGCTAAAAATCTTTCTTTCCTATCATTTCTCTGCCCCCTGCGCAATAAAGTTTAG
- a CDS encoding iron-containing alcohol dehydrogenase — protein MSFEISHLTPVLFGEGVYQQTGEKLKQLDIAKVLCVYDKGIKAAGVADKVIATIKAAGIEVFEYDGVVADPPDTTVDEAAAIGRKENVDAIVGLGGGSSLDTAKAVNVLMGNPGSLADYFNPMVPQKPGKLLILIPTTAGTGAEVTKVAVISNSKAGTKSGTMSKATTADLAIVDPTLTLGLPAGITAPTGMDTFSHAVESYTSANQNDMSDILSIDAMTLVVKYLPIAVATGSNVEARTKMSFACVCAGYAFGDTGVHFGHALAHTIGAKYHIAHGTLCAVALPIVMEYVCDVKPDRVRKIGEILGVELAADLSSQEIGAAVAEAIRQLNKQVGIKTLKELGIPESGLVDISNDTLNDVCAFFMPKKLTPADVLVYLQKEYNR, from the coding sequence ATGTCTTTCGAAATCAGTCATCTGACACCCGTGTTATTTGGAGAGGGGGTCTATCAGCAAACAGGAGAAAAATTAAAACAACTCGATATTGCCAAAGTGTTATGTGTCTATGATAAAGGCATTAAAGCCGCCGGTGTTGCCGACAAAGTCATTGCTACGATCAAAGCTGCTGGTATTGAGGTATTTGAATATGATGGTGTTGTTGCTGATCCCCCCGACACCACCGTGGACGAAGCGGCAGCCATTGGCAGAAAAGAAAATGTTGATGCCATCGTCGGTCTGGGCGGTGGAAGCTCTTTGGATACAGCAAAAGCCGTCAACGTTCTCATGGGCAATCCCGGTTCCCTAGCGGATTATTTTAACCCAATGGTTCCACAAAAACCCGGGAAACTCCTTATTCTGATTCCGACAACTGCAGGCACAGGCGCAGAAGTTACCAAGGTCGCTGTTATTTCCAACAGCAAAGCAGGTACGAAATCAGGTACGATGTCCAAAGCCACAACCGCCGATTTAGCCATTGTTGACCCCACGCTCACGCTGGGACTCCCTGCCGGTATCACCGCGCCAACCGGTATGGATACATTTTCTCATGCAGTCGAATCCTATACATCCGCAAACCAAAATGATATGTCCGATATTTTATCCATCGATGCCATGACCCTCGTTGTCAAATATTTGCCCATCGCTGTCGCCACGGGTTCCAATGTGGAAGCCCGGACTAAAATGAGCTTCGCGTGCGTTTGCGCCGGATATGCCTTCGGTGATACCGGTGTTCACTTCGGACACGCTCTGGCGCATACCATTGGCGCTAAGTACCATATTGCCCATGGCACGCTGTGCGCCGTGGCGCTCCCTATTGTTATGGAATACGTTTGTGATGTCAAACCGGATAGAGTTAGAAAAATCGGAGAAATTCTCGGCGTAGAGCTTGCTGCTGATTTGTCCAGTCAGGAAATTGGCGCTGCCGTAGCCGAAGCGATTCGTCAATTGAATAAACAAGTCGGTATCAAAACATTAAAGGAACTCGGCATACCGGAAAGCGGTTTGGTAGATATTTCCAACGATACCCTTAATGACGTCTGTGCTTTCTTTATGCCGAAAAAGCTGACGCCGGCTGACGTTTTGGTATACCTCCAAAAAGAGTATAACCGCTGA